In the genome of Girardinichthys multiradiatus isolate DD_20200921_A chromosome 7, DD_fGirMul_XY1, whole genome shotgun sequence, one region contains:
- the gtpbp8 gene encoding GTP-binding protein 8 gives MFCLQLPLLLQPGTSVHLVCRHIHKLASLRKVTSLPPRKMQSLLYPFSGLEAYLDRSVDRMQFQLFHPSVEDMMEAEKLFCSSPSHRIDYYVSAERLDHTPALKQPEVCFIGRSNVGKSSLVKALFSLTPEVEVRVSKTPGHTKKMNFFRVGKAFTLVDMPGYGHRAPKDFVDMVEPYLYTRKNLVRTFLLVDGSVGLQKADLIALEMCEETRCPYVMVVTKIDKCAQGALLTNLLNLQNVVKTQTTSCFPQPLLISSVHYWGIHLLRCFIAHVTASIRLKDTSKSG, from the exons ATGTTTTGtctccagcttcctctgctGCTTCAGCCTGGAACTTCAGTTCACCTTGTTTGTCGTCACATCCACAAACTGGCCTCGCTTCGCAAAGTGACCTCACTGCCTCCCAGAAAGATGCAGAGCCTACTGTACCCCTTCAGTGGCTTAGAGGCGTACCTGGACAG GTCAGTGGACCGGATGCAGTTTCAGCTCTTTCATCCTTCCGTGGAGGACATGATGGAGGCAGAGAAGCTCTTCTGTTCTTCACCGTCTCACAGGATTGATTACTACGTCTCTGCAGAGAGGTTGGATCACACTCCTGCTCTGAAACAGCCAGAG GTATGTTTCATCGGCAGGAGCAATGTGGGAAAGTCGTCTCTCGTCAAAGCTCTGTTTTCCCTCACTCCGGAAGTAGAAGTCCGAGTCTCCAAAACTCCA GGCCACACCAAGAAGATGAACTTTTTCAGAGTGGGCAAAGCCTTCACCCTTGTGGACATGCCGGGTTATGGTCACAGAGCTCCCAAAGACTTTGTTGACATGGTGGAGCCGTATCTTTACACCAGGAAAAA TCTGGTGAGGACGTTCCTGTTGGTGGATGGCAGCGTTGGTCTTCAGAAGGCTGACCTGATCGCCCTGGAGATGTGTGAGGAGACCAGATGTCCATATGTG ATGGTGGTGACAAAGATCGATAAGTGTGCACAAGGAGCCCTGCTGACAAACCTGCTGAATCTTCAGAATGTGGTGAAAACTCAGACCACGAGCTGCTTCCCCCAGCCCCTTCTGATCAG CTCTGTTCATTATTGGGGTATCCATCTACTGAGATGCTTCATTGCACATGTGACTGCGAGCATCAGGCTGAAGGACACTTCGAAAAGTGGATAA